The following proteins are co-located in the Papaver somniferum cultivar HN1 unplaced genomic scaffold, ASM357369v1 unplaced-scaffold_128, whole genome shotgun sequence genome:
- the LOC113331842 gene encoding uncharacterized protein LOC113331842 produces MKLVNEGGMRITGTKWNPNYDQEIIEKFHLGIRMSKFQFIKTCYWIPPEQECVMFCCDGSSFGKPGSAGFGVVVRDSNCQVLGVLTGDIDSKDVLAEFSQGRVPWFLKGRWSIATRKLSSIRYEHCYMEVNFSADNMAKKGASFAAGVRQIPLGRPQCLPRVEMPNVEYYRFG; encoded by the exons ATGAAATTAGTAAATGAGGGTGGGATGAGAATTACAGGCACCAAATGGAATCCAAATTATGATCAAGAGATCATTGAAAAGTTTCATTTAGGGATAAGAATGTCCAAATTTCAGTTCATTAAGACTTGCTATTGGATTCCACCTGAACAAGAATGTGTGATGTTCTGTTGTGATGGCTCATCATTTGGAAAACCTGGTTCTGCGGGATTTGGGGTTGTAGTAAGAGATTCAAACTGTCAGGTGTTAGGTGTTCTCACTGGTGACATTG ACTCTAAGGATGTTCTGGCAGAATTTTCTCAGGGAAGGGTACCATGGTTtcttaaaggaagatggagtATTGCTACAAGGAAGCTCAGTTCAATAAGATATGAACATTGTTACATGGAAGTCAACTTTTCAGCTGACAATATGGCTAAAAAGGGAGCATCTTTTGCTGCTGGAGTTAGACAGATACCCCTTGGTAGACCTCAATGTCTGCCAAGAGTTGAAATGCCAAATGTTGAGTATTATAGATTTGGATGA